The proteins below are encoded in one region of Bremerella sp. P1:
- a CDS encoding rhodanese-like domain-containing protein: MRKIILATTIAAAMGMFVVGTILTAEEDVTQLTSENPQIDYQGFLKQVQEVAKVREKRRISEDEFLRMMDDPETVVLDARSKRMYDLLHVKGAVHISLPDMTAEDLAKLIPEKDTQVVIYCNNNFKNEPMAFAPKAPVASLNLNTYNTLYSYGYRNIYELKPLLDRHNTKIPFGGTSAEKAK, from the coding sequence ATGCGAAAGATCATCCTGGCGACCACCATCGCGGCAGCTATGGGGATGTTTGTGGTCGGAACGATTCTGACAGCGGAAGAAGATGTTACTCAGTTAACTAGCGAGAACCCGCAAATCGACTACCAGGGCTTCTTGAAGCAGGTCCAAGAGGTCGCCAAGGTTCGCGAGAAGCGGCGTATCTCGGAAGATGAATTCCTGCGCATGATGGACGATCCTGAGACAGTCGTGCTTGATGCTCGCAGCAAGCGGATGTACGACCTGCTACATGTCAAAGGTGCGGTGCATATCTCGCTGCCGGACATGACTGCGGAAGATTTGGCGAAGCTGATTCCCGAGAAAGACACCCAGGTAGTGATTTACTGCAACAACAACTTCAAGAACGAGCCCATGGCATTTGCCCCCAAGGCTCCCGTCGCATCGCTTAACCTGAATACATACAACACGCTTTACAGCTACGGCTATCGAAACATTTACGAGCTTAAGCCGCTGTTGGATCGTCACAATACGAAGATCCCCTTCGGTGGCACATCGGCCGAAAAGGCTAAGTAG
- a CDS encoding YciI family protein: protein MKYMLLVYSAETCWTPETREDCMRKSMAICDQLEKEGKLLAASPLMSVSTSKTVRVREGKSLVTTGPFAETTEQLGGYYILDVATEEEALAVAARIPPASVGSVEVRPLDTLPQ, encoded by the coding sequence ATGAAGTACATGTTGCTGGTTTACAGCGCAGAAACGTGTTGGACGCCTGAGACCCGCGAGGATTGCATGCGTAAGAGCATGGCCATTTGCGACCAGTTAGAAAAGGAAGGCAAGCTCCTTGCTGCTTCCCCGCTTATGTCCGTTTCAACGTCGAAAACGGTTCGCGTCCGTGAAGGCAAATCGCTGGTCACAACGGGCCCTTTCGCCGAAACGACCGAGCAATTAGGCGGCTACTACATACTGGATGTTGCGACGGAAGAAGAGGCCTTGGCGGTCGCTGCCCGTATTCCTCCTGCCTCGGTCGGAAGTGTCGAAGTCCGTCCTCTGGATACTCTTCCCCAGTAA
- a CDS encoding SGNH/GDSL hydrolase family protein, whose translation MRIRKTRLTIVCFIGILAIACAGFYVRYFMLRPIGSGPAGPEVADESFRKSWSDRPVKLVGLGDSVTAGLGADSPDHTFFQRMIENPSDEFVDMQGKSLSSVLPELTTENLAISGSTSKDHLRVIEDRLSLHDPDVFGLVVMTSGGNDLIHSYGRRPPKECAMYGATMAEAEPWIASFRSRLNDMLDKVTAAFPGGCEIYLADIYDPTDGVGDAPSVYLPHWPDALAIHEKYNEVIRECIDARPNVFHVPLHETFLGHGSHATQFWRSTYVAEDPYYWFYENIEDPNDRGYDAIRRVFLNEIVDHSSLRVSDKSVAE comes from the coding sequence ATGAGAATCCGCAAGACGCGACTCACTATTGTCTGCTTCATCGGTATTTTGGCGATTGCTTGTGCGGGTTTCTACGTTCGATATTTCATGTTGCGTCCGATCGGCAGCGGTCCAGCAGGACCTGAAGTAGCCGACGAATCATTCCGCAAGAGTTGGAGTGATCGTCCGGTAAAACTGGTGGGATTAGGGGATAGTGTCACGGCCGGTCTCGGTGCCGACTCCCCAGATCACACCTTCTTTCAGCGAATGATCGAGAATCCTTCCGATGAATTTGTCGATATGCAGGGCAAGTCACTTTCAAGTGTGTTGCCTGAGCTTACGACAGAAAACCTGGCCATTTCTGGCTCGACATCGAAAGACCATTTACGTGTCATCGAAGATCGATTGTCGTTGCACGATCCCGACGTGTTTGGCTTGGTGGTCATGACCTCTGGCGGCAATGACCTGATTCATAGCTATGGACGTCGACCACCCAAAGAGTGCGCGATGTACGGCGCCACAATGGCAGAGGCCGAGCCATGGATCGCTTCGTTTCGTAGTCGATTAAACGACATGCTCGATAAGGTCACCGCGGCGTTCCCAGGCGGTTGCGAGATTTATCTCGCTGACATCTATGATCCCACAGACGGCGTTGGTGATGCGCCCAGTGTCTATCTTCCGCATTGGCCCGATGCGCTGGCGATCCACGAGAAGTACAACGAAGTGATTCGCGAGTGCATCGACGCGCGGCCGAACGTGTTCCATGTTCCTCTGCACGAAACTTTTCTAGGGCACGGCTCTCATGCGACGCAGTTCTGGCGATCCACTTACGTTGCGGAGGATCCGTACTACTGGTTCTATGAGAATATCGAGGACCCCAACGATCGCGGCTACGATGCAATTCGCCGCGTATTTCTCAATGAAATCGTCGACCACTCATCGCTTCGCGTAAGCGACAAATCGGTCGCTGAGTAG
- a CDS encoding exopolysaccharide biosynthesis protein has protein sequence MTTAQISDAPTTSEENTSDSSPDGLVDILQQMKENTDGDEVTLEDTLDSLNSRSFGPLLLVPAIMAVSPIGAIPGMSIVTGCVLMLIAVQMIFSSGRPWLPQRLLDFSFSRDTLTKGIDKTLPWAKWLAGFTDSRLQTITHSPFHYVIAAIIAFLALLFIPLAFLPFAVAIPGTAIALFASGMTVRDGVLVILGFVVSCAAIGVAIYAWPF, from the coding sequence ATGACAACTGCTCAAATCTCTGACGCTCCAACGACTTCCGAAGAAAACACTAGCGATTCTTCTCCGGACGGTCTCGTCGATATCTTGCAACAGATGAAGGAAAACACCGACGGAGACGAGGTCACGTTGGAAGACACGCTCGACTCGCTCAATAGCCGAAGTTTTGGCCCCCTTTTGCTCGTGCCTGCCATCATGGCTGTTTCGCCGATCGGTGCCATTCCAGGCATGTCGATCGTGACAGGCTGCGTATTGATGTTGATTGCTGTGCAAATGATTTTCTCAAGCGGAAGACCATGGTTGCCGCAACGCCTACTCGACTTCTCCTTCTCGCGAGATACCTTGACCAAAGGGATCGACAAAACGCTTCCTTGGGCAAAATGGCTCGCAGGGTTCACAGACAGTCGCTTGCAGACGATTACTCACTCTCCCTTCCACTATGTAATCGCGGCCATCATCGCCTTTCTGGCGTTACTCTTTATTCCCCTGGCCTTTTTGCCCTTTGCTGTGGCCATCCCAGGCACAGCGATCGCGTTGTTCGCATCGGGCATGACCGTCAGAGATGGCGTGCTCGTGATCCTCGGCTTCGTGGTTTCCTGCGCCGCCATCGGAGTCGCGATTTACGCTTGGCCGTTCTAA
- a CDS encoding glycosyltransferase family 4 protein, translated as MTSLRLALVTRRFWPLVGGAEMVMANLAEELTRQGHQVQLVTAQWHPDWPKQISHRGIPVVRLPNPSVRGWGTVRYMMSLGRWLRSHQSELDAVYISMLKHSAVVATSRLQRSKVPVILRAEGAGETGDCAFHETANFGHRIRRTCQQADGFVAPSQQIFDEMVSSEFEREKIRFIPNGVKVGPMRSAEQRRAARAALAAANPILTLAESAPLVVFTGRLHPGKGLTKVVRAWPYVLQRFPMARLWLIGEGPQEGELASLVGAMGLQSRIILPGAFDTVEDVLAAADAFVLPSLHEGMSIALLEAMAASLPCVVSDIPGNRILIDHNDTGVVFPVDDVSALADSLTRVIESQQLAASLGDAARTRVIQHFSLERSAADHVDFFRSLIEQKRLL; from the coding sequence ATGACTTCTCTTCGCCTGGCACTTGTCACTCGCCGATTCTGGCCCCTGGTCGGAGGGGCGGAAATGGTTATGGCCAATCTGGCCGAGGAACTCACGCGCCAAGGGCATCAAGTCCAACTCGTAACCGCGCAGTGGCATCCCGACTGGCCCAAGCAGATATCGCATCGCGGCATTCCGGTCGTTCGCCTGCCCAATCCCTCGGTCCGTGGCTGGGGTACTGTACGGTACATGATGTCGCTGGGACGCTGGCTTCGATCACATCAATCGGAGCTCGATGCCGTCTACATATCGATGCTGAAGCATAGCGCCGTCGTAGCGACATCTCGTCTGCAACGAAGCAAAGTACCTGTCATTTTGCGGGCCGAAGGAGCCGGCGAGACGGGGGATTGTGCCTTCCACGAAACGGCCAACTTCGGCCATCGTATCCGCCGAACCTGCCAACAGGCCGATGGCTTTGTAGCACCCAGCCAGCAGATCTTCGACGAGATGGTTTCGTCCGAGTTTGAGCGCGAGAAGATCCGCTTCATTCCTAACGGCGTGAAAGTTGGCCCCATGCGTTCCGCCGAGCAGCGTCGCGCGGCTCGTGCGGCACTGGCCGCCGCCAATCCGATTCTTACCTTGGCCGAGTCCGCTCCACTGGTGGTGTTTACCGGCAGACTTCATCCCGGCAAAGGTCTTACCAAGGTAGTGCGTGCCTGGCCGTACGTCCTACAGCGTTTTCCGATGGCTCGCCTCTGGCTCATCGGGGAAGGACCTCAGGAAGGAGAACTGGCTTCCCTCGTCGGTGCAATGGGACTTCAAAGCCGCATCATCTTGCCAGGGGCCTTTGACACGGTCGAGGATGTTCTGGCCGCCGCCGATGCGTTCGTTCTTCCCTCGCTTCACGAAGGAATGTCGATTGCACTTCTCGAAGCAATGGCCGCGTCACTTCCATGCGTCGTCAGTGATATTCCCGGCAATCGCATCCTAATTGATCACAACGACACAGGCGTCGTTTTTCCTGTCGATGACGTCAGCGCTCTTGCCGATTCACTGACCCGCGTGATCGAAAGCCAACAGCTGGCAGCAAGCCTTGGCGATGCAGCCCGCACGCGTGTGATTCAGCATTTCAGCCTCGAGCGCAGTGCTGCCGATCATGTCGATTTCTTCCGCTCGCTGATAGAGCAAAAGCGACTTCTGTAA
- the hpt gene encoding hypoxanthine phosphoribosyltransferase produces MISLHTLIETRELATRVTDLAAELTENYGDRPLTVLGVMTGSLVLMADLIRQLEMPLKVGVMQARSYRGTATSAGELALNLDMMPQIAGQDVLVVDDIFDTGHTLKNVLESIEEHGPTSVRSLVLLSKSERHEVAIRPDFVGFHIPNEFVVGYGLDYQDLYRNLPFVAALEDHEIASHA; encoded by the coding sequence ATGATTTCTTTGCATACCTTGATTGAAACGCGAGAACTTGCCACAAGAGTCACCGACCTGGCGGCGGAATTGACAGAAAACTACGGGGATCGGCCTCTGACCGTCCTGGGCGTGATGACAGGAAGCCTGGTGCTGATGGCCGACCTGATTCGTCAGCTGGAGATGCCTTTGAAGGTGGGCGTCATGCAGGCACGCAGCTACCGGGGTACAGCTACTTCGGCGGGTGAACTGGCCCTGAATCTAGATATGATGCCACAAATTGCCGGGCAAGATGTCCTGGTCGTCGACGACATCTTCGATACGGGCCATACGCTGAAAAACGTGCTGGAAAGCATCGAGGAACATGGTCCGACCTCGGTTCGATCGCTGGTGCTGCTTTCCAAGTCCGAGCGTCACGAAGTGGCAATCCGGCCTGACTTTGTCGGCTTTCATATTCCCAACGAGTTCGTCGTGGGGTACGGTTTGGATTATCAAGACCTCTATCGCAATCTGCCGTTTGTTGCGGCGTTGGAAGACCACGAGATCGCTTCGCACGCATGA
- a CDS encoding metallophosphoesterase: MFDIIGDIHGHADELTALLEELGYSQRDGVYSHPERRVVFLGDFVDRGPKIRETLEIVRGMVETDAALTVMGNHELNAMAFHTPHPDQPGEYVRPHTAKNEKQHGQTLLQLSESQLSDALAWFRTLPMWLELDGLRAVHACWDDAAIGQIENHLQQFGGFTDKMLASACLPGEPLFASVEAILKGKEMQLPEGYSFQDKDGHERTKTRTRWFLDADGHTFGSYAMTEKLACDIPLSDDIRSKSRPYGESEKPVFLGHYWLKEATPKRLARNVACVDYSVAKGGFLCAYRWDGEQELLDEKFVYLK, encoded by the coding sequence ATGTTTGACATCATCGGAGACATCCACGGCCACGCCGACGAGTTGACGGCACTACTCGAGGAGTTGGGCTATTCGCAGCGTGATGGGGTGTATTCGCATCCAGAGCGGCGTGTGGTCTTTCTGGGAGACTTCGTCGATCGTGGTCCGAAGATTCGTGAGACGCTGGAGATCGTTCGCGGCATGGTTGAGACTGACGCGGCCCTCACGGTTATGGGGAATCACGAGCTCAATGCCATGGCGTTTCATACGCCTCATCCCGATCAGCCAGGAGAATATGTCCGACCTCATACGGCCAAAAACGAAAAGCAGCACGGGCAGACGCTACTGCAATTGAGCGAGTCCCAATTGAGCGATGCCCTGGCTTGGTTTCGAACGCTGCCAATGTGGCTTGAGCTGGATGGCTTGAGGGCTGTACATGCGTGTTGGGACGATGCGGCAATTGGCCAGATCGAGAACCATCTACAGCAATTTGGCGGTTTCACCGACAAGATGCTGGCCTCGGCCTGTTTGCCTGGCGAGCCACTGTTTGCGTCGGTCGAGGCGATCCTCAAGGGAAAAGAGATGCAGCTGCCTGAGGGGTACAGCTTTCAGGACAAGGATGGGCACGAGCGCACGAAAACGCGGACGCGTTGGTTTCTCGATGCCGATGGTCACACGTTTGGCAGCTACGCGATGACCGAGAAATTGGCCTGCGATATTCCGCTTAGCGACGACATTCGCAGTAAATCTCGACCCTATGGCGAGTCCGAAAAACCGGTGTTTCTTGGTCACTATTGGCTAAAAGAGGCCACGCCCAAGCGGTTGGCAAGGAACGTGGCCTGCGTGGACTATAGCGTCGCCAAGGGAGGCTTCCTGTGTGCTTATCGCTGGGATGGAGAACAGGAACTTCTCGACGAAAAGTTCGTCTATTTGAAGTAA
- a CDS encoding alpha/beta hydrolase-fold protein yields the protein MTDKPTYGNWREIDLDGHLCELFEPQQRNEHGYVGIYLHGVHLGKLYHSPAFVEQIEKFGLPVVAPVTQRSWWTDRICEEFDPQRSSQAYLLESVLPYIEEQYKAKTPKVALFGTSMGGQGSLRFAYKFPDVFPIVAAVSPAIDYQNRMRDDPEDNLWQMYDSAEQARQDTTTLHIHPLNWPRNQFFCCCPEDTSWWESSDRLRMKLQSLGVPHTCDLETKGGGHGFNYYSLMAPKVVQFLWDSLEKERRRIV from the coding sequence ATGACCGATAAACCGACCTACGGCAACTGGCGCGAGATCGATCTCGATGGCCATCTGTGCGAACTGTTCGAGCCGCAGCAGCGGAACGAGCATGGCTATGTTGGGATCTATCTGCACGGGGTACACCTAGGGAAGCTGTATCATAGCCCGGCGTTTGTCGAGCAGATCGAGAAATTCGGATTGCCGGTGGTTGCCCCGGTAACGCAGCGAAGCTGGTGGACCGATCGAATCTGTGAGGAATTCGATCCCCAGCGGTCGTCCCAGGCTTATTTGCTGGAAAGCGTACTGCCCTATATTGAAGAGCAATACAAGGCGAAGACACCGAAGGTGGCCCTGTTTGGGACGAGCATGGGAGGGCAAGGATCGCTGCGGTTTGCCTATAAATTTCCCGATGTCTTTCCAATTGTCGCGGCCGTGAGCCCTGCGATTGATTACCAGAATCGGATGCGTGACGACCCGGAAGATAACCTGTGGCAAATGTACGATAGTGCCGAGCAGGCTCGGCAGGACACGACGACTTTGCACATTCACCCGCTGAATTGGCCTCGAAATCAATTCTTTTGCTGCTGCCCAGAGGACACCTCTTGGTGGGAAAGCTCGGATCGATTACGAATGAAGCTGCAGTCTTTGGGTGTGCCGCACACATGCGACCTGGAGACCAAAGGCGGGGGGCACGGTTTTAACTACTACAGCCTGATGGCCCCTAAGGTGGTTCAATTCCTGTGGGATTCGCTGGAAAAAGAACGCCGCCGGATTGTTTAG
- a CDS encoding glycosyltransferase, translated as MQKLMLIIPTLDRSGAEKQLTMLAKGLPRDQFEVSVCCLTRSGPYSEELTAAGIPVTVIGKQLKIDPAAYWRLKKHIQDEKPDIVHTWLFAANSYGRKAAQAAGVRHILCGERCVDPWKITHEHFIDRYLDRVTDKIVVNSSGIVDFYVKKGRDKNKFVVIPNGIDLIDGAPQISKEDLWNQLRLPSNAKMMLSVGRLWPQKRMKDLIWATEILKRIRDDAYLVIVGDGPQRERLVRYSQQVTIDDKVRIAGPRDDVADVMRHATLFMLASGYEGQSNALMEAMAIGLPAAVSDIPGNRDLITHDENGYLVGLGQRTEYSRFANFLLEDEAIRNRFSEAARKTIAEQFSVQQMIDRHAALYQSL; from the coding sequence ATGCAGAAACTGATGCTCATCATCCCGACGCTTGATCGTTCGGGAGCCGAGAAACAACTGACGATGTTGGCTAAGGGATTGCCACGCGATCAGTTCGAAGTTTCGGTCTGTTGCCTGACACGCAGCGGGCCCTACAGCGAGGAGCTGACCGCTGCCGGCATTCCGGTAACAGTGATTGGCAAGCAACTGAAGATCGATCCTGCTGCGTACTGGCGACTCAAGAAGCACATACAGGACGAAAAGCCTGATATCGTTCACACCTGGCTCTTTGCGGCAAATAGTTACGGCCGCAAGGCAGCCCAAGCCGCCGGCGTGCGTCATATTTTGTGTGGAGAGCGCTGCGTCGATCCCTGGAAGATAACGCACGAACATTTCATTGATCGCTATCTCGATCGCGTTACGGACAAGATCGTGGTCAATAGCTCGGGCATTGTCGACTTCTACGTGAAGAAAGGACGCGACAAGAACAAGTTTGTCGTCATCCCCAATGGAATCGATCTGATCGACGGGGCTCCTCAGATCAGCAAGGAAGACCTTTGGAATCAATTGCGTTTGCCGTCGAACGCCAAGATGATGCTCAGCGTGGGGCGTCTGTGGCCGCAGAAGCGAATGAAAGATCTCATCTGGGCGACCGAGATCTTAAAACGTATCCGGGATGATGCGTATCTGGTGATCGTTGGCGACGGCCCTCAGCGTGAACGGCTGGTGCGTTACAGCCAGCAGGTCACCATCGACGATAAGGTGCGCATTGCCGGCCCACGTGACGACGTGGCGGATGTGATGCGACATGCCACGCTGTTCATGCTGGCCAGTGGTTATGAAGGCCAATCGAATGCCTTGATGGAGGCGATGGCGATTGGTCTGCCGGCGGCTGTCAGCGATATTCCTGGCAACCGCGATCTAATCACCCACGACGAGAACGGGTACCTCGTCGGGCTGGGGCAGCGGACCGAGTATTCTCGCTTTGCCAACTTCCTGCTGGAAGACGAAGCGATTAGGAATCGCTTCTCTGAAGCAGCGCGAAAGACGATCGCCGAACAGTTCAGCGTCCAGCAGATGATCGACCGGCACGCGGCGCTCTATCAGTCTCTCTGA
- a CDS encoding LL-diaminopimelate aminotransferase: MSDPYFQKLFAERIGGENYGKGTAIYKFEKIKRAKRKALADYPDRELIDFGIGENDEMAPESVRKVMAEEINKPENRGYADNGVAEFKQAAADYMKRMFGVELDAATEVNHCIGSKTALAMLPACFINPGDICLMTVPGYPVAGTHAAYYGGTVYKLPLLAENDFFPDLDSIPADVKEKAKLLVINYPNSPTGKVATKEFYEKVVKFAKENNLVVVQDAAHTVLTFEGEPLSFLSVPGAKDVGVEVHSLSKGFDMIGWRIGWVCGNPLLVQAFSDVKDNCDSGQFIAIQKAAAAALADEEIPKQTKAKYERRLKKLVEMLNRCGFQCKVPGGTYFLYTKSPSGVEGGPSFANAEEASQYLITEKSICTVPWDDAGSFLRFSVTYVAADEAAEDALMEETEKRLKQISLKFD, translated from the coding sequence ATGAGCGATCCCTATTTCCAGAAGCTGTTTGCTGAACGTATCGGTGGCGAAAATTACGGTAAGGGAACCGCGATCTATAAGTTCGAGAAGATTAAGCGGGCCAAACGCAAGGCACTTGCCGACTACCCCGATCGCGAGCTGATCGACTTCGGGATCGGCGAAAACGACGAAATGGCCCCGGAATCGGTCCGCAAGGTCATGGCCGAAGAGATCAATAAGCCAGAGAATCGCGGTTACGCGGACAACGGTGTTGCCGAGTTCAAGCAGGCAGCGGCCGATTACATGAAGCGGATGTTCGGTGTCGAGCTGGATGCTGCGACCGAAGTGAACCACTGCATTGGTTCCAAGACGGCTCTGGCCATGCTGCCGGCCTGTTTCATCAATCCTGGCGACATCTGCCTGATGACCGTTCCTGGTTATCCGGTCGCAGGTACGCATGCAGCCTACTACGGCGGTACCGTCTACAAGCTTCCGCTGTTGGCCGAAAACGACTTCTTCCCTGATCTCGACAGCATTCCAGCGGATGTCAAAGAGAAGGCCAAGCTGCTGGTGATCAACTATCCCAACAGCCCCACCGGGAAGGTGGCGACCAAAGAGTTCTACGAGAAGGTCGTTAAGTTTGCCAAAGAGAACAACCTGGTGGTCGTGCAAGACGCGGCCCACACCGTGCTGACCTTTGAAGGGGAGCCACTCAGCTTCCTCAGCGTGCCGGGTGCGAAGGACGTGGGCGTCGAAGTCCATTCGTTGTCCAAGGGCTTCGACATGATCGGCTGGCGAATCGGTTGGGTTTGCGGCAACCCTCTGCTGGTTCAGGCCTTCAGCGATGTGAAGGACAACTGCGACAGCGGTCAGTTCATCGCCATTCAAAAAGCCGCCGCGGCAGCCTTGGCCGATGAAGAGATCCCCAAGCAAACCAAGGCCAAGTACGAGCGACGTCTGAAGAAGCTGGTCGAAATGCTCAACCGGTGTGGTTTTCAGTGCAAAGTCCCAGGCGGAACGTACTTCCTGTACACCAAGAGCCCATCCGGCGTCGAAGGCGGCCCGAGCTTTGCCAACGCCGAAGAGGCCTCGCAGTACCTCATCACCGAGAAGTCGATCTGTACCGTGCCATGGGACGACGCCGGTTCCTTCCTGCGGTTCTCGGTTACTTACGTCGCAGCTGATGAAGCAGCCGAAGACGCACTGATGGAAGAAACCGAAAAGCGTCTGAAGCAGATCTCGTTGAAGTTTGACTAA
- a CDS encoding type II toxin-antitoxin system death-on-curing family toxin, whose product MAGNIRFLKLSRVLAIHHSSTKHYGGDPGIRDIGLLQSAIAMPQSMFAGHYLHATLHEMASAYLFHICANHPFVDGNKRTSAMTAIIFLDLNGIEVTASQSDLVDLVLGVAEGRTQKPEITEFFQANTKPRA is encoded by the coding sequence ATGGCCGGTAACATTCGATTTCTCAAGTTGTCTCGAGTCCTCGCGATTCATCATTCATCGACTAAGCACTATGGCGGTGATCCTGGCATCCGCGACATCGGACTGCTGCAGTCAGCGATCGCAATGCCACAGTCCATGTTTGCCGGACACTATCTCCACGCGACGCTGCACGAGATGGCATCGGCGTATCTCTTCCATATTTGTGCCAATCACCCATTTGTCGATGGCAACAAACGCACCTCGGCAATGACCGCGATTATCTTTTTAGATCTCAACGGGATCGAGGTCACCGCCTCACAATCGGATTTGGTAGACCTCGTCTTAGGGGTCGCCGAAGGAAGAACTCAGAAACCCGAGATTACTGAATTCTTCCAAGCCAATACCAAGCCAAGAGCTTAG